The Garra rufa chromosome 18, GarRuf1.0, whole genome shotgun sequence genome window below encodes:
- the mfsd5 gene encoding molybdate-anion transporter, which translates to MFVTAYLAFIVLAGLCVTLEITARRLTSPQATQTAVANPAFQQFQKLFLKAYLLALWADWLQGPYLYKLYRHYNFLESQIAILYVCGLASCVLFAPVAGWLPQFLGRRQTCLLFCLAYSICCITKLSQDYFILMLGRVLGGLSTSLLTSVFEAWYVHGHVEVHDFPKEWIPVTFGKVANWNHGLAVAAGLVANLFAEWLGLGPVAPFLLAIPSLAACAWFVLSEWGQEDKQESASGDKNGPLLNPLNAPKMQMSTRARFWRSCLDGLRCLLSDRRVMLLGGVQALFESVLYIFVFLWTPVLDPHGPPLGIVFSSLMAASMAGSTLFRLATSAPYRLQPGHLLCLAVLLAFFSFFMLTFSTVPGQPRPRESLLAFLLLELACGLYFPAVSFLQGRVVPMERRAAVLAWFRLPLHLLACLGLLALHGEVSGSGAGEAGSGTRHMFAGCAGMMLAALLAVVSLFTVGRNDADLRLEGTKLEGEI; encoded by the coding sequence ATGTTTGTGACCGCATACCTTGCATTTATAGTTTTGGCGGGACTATGTGTGACTTTAGAGATCACGGCCCGCCGTCTCACCTCGCCACAGGCCACACAGACAGCCGTCGCCAATCCGGCGTTCCAGCAGTTTCAGAAGCTCTTTCTGAAGGCGTATCTCCTGGCCCTCTGGGCAGACTGGCTGCAGGGACCTTACCTTTATAAACTGTACCGACATTACAACTTCCTAGAGTCTCAAATCGCCATCCTGTACGTATGTGGACTAGCTTCTTGCGTGCTGTTTGCCCCAGTGGCCGGCTGGCTACCGCAGTTCCTTGGACGGAGACAGACGTGTCTCTTGTTCTGCCTGGCTTATTCCATCTGCTGCATTACCAAGCTATCACAAGACTATTTTATCCTCATGCTAGGACGTGTTTTAGGAGGGCTGTCCACCTCTTTGCTAACCTCCGTGTTTGAGGCCTGGTATGTGCACGGTCATGTTGAGGTTCATGACTTTCCCAAAGAATGGATTCCTGTAACTTTTGGTAAGGTTGCAAATTGGAATCACGGACTAGCGGTTGCTGCCGGGCTGGTGGCAAACTTGTTTGCCGAATGGCTTGGGTTGGGACCGGTCGCTCCGTTTCTCTTGGCAATCCCTAGCCTTGCTGCGTGTGCCTGGTTTGTGCTATCCGAATGGGGTCAGGAGGATAAACAAGAGAGCGCCAGTGGAGACAAAAACGGCCCACTTCTTAATCCTCTAAACGCCCCGAAGATGCAAATGTCGACACGGGCTCGTTTTTGGCGAAGCTGTCTTGATGGACTGCGCTGCTTGCTGTCGGACCGCCGTGTTATGCTTTTAGGAGGCGTTCAGGCGCTTTTTGAAAGTGTCCTCtatatttttgtctttctttGGACTCCTGTGCTAGACCCACATGGGCCGCCATTAGGAATTGTGTTTTCCAGTCTGATGGCGGCCAGCATGGCTGGTTCCACACTTTTCAGACTAGCCACATCAGCTCCGTATCGACTCCAACCTGGTCACCTGCTCTGCCTTGCTGTTCTGCTAGCTTTCTTCTCCTTCTTCATGCTGACGTTCTCCACCGTGCCCGGCCAGCCCCGGCCAAGGGAATCTCTGCTTGCCTTCCTACTGCTCGAACTAGCCTGTGGGCTTTATTTCCCAGCGGTGAGTTTTCTCCAAGGCCGAGTGGTTCCAATGGAGCGGAGAGCTGCCGTGCTGGCGTGGTTTCGTTTGCCTCTTCACCTCCTAGCTTGTTTGGGGCTGCTGGCTCTTCACGGGGAGGTGTCTGGGTCCGGTGCAGGGGAGGCAGGTAGTGGCACCAGACACATGTTTGCAGGATGTGCGGGGATGATGCTAGCTGCTCTTCTTGCTGTTGTCAGCCTTTTTACTGTGGGCAGGAATGATGCAGACCTGAGACTAGAGGGGACCAAATTAGAGGGAGAAATCTGA